One Streptomyces sp. V4I8 genomic window carries:
- a CDS encoding SDR family NAD(P)-dependent oxidoreductase, translating to MSGLRPGRLLGKVVVVTGAARGQGAAEAEALTREGARVIATDVTAAPGCRRLDVTSDAEWSVLAAELRESYGGVHGLVNNAGITWRARLGDVRADDLDRVHAVNVTGPLLGMQRLAPLMPPGSSVVNVGSTAALTGHYPVAYTASKWGLRGLSKAAALELGPRGIRVNTVHPGYIETEMTASAAPAFREANIRETPLGRTGTVDEITPLVVFLLSDEASFITGAEIPVDGGLTAHGGVKSVSDALRS from the coding sequence GTGAGCGGCCTGCGTCCCGGGCGGCTCCTCGGCAAGGTGGTCGTGGTGACGGGCGCGGCCCGCGGGCAGGGCGCCGCCGAGGCCGAGGCGCTGACCCGCGAGGGCGCCCGGGTGATCGCCACCGACGTGACGGCCGCCCCGGGCTGCCGCCGCCTCGACGTCACCAGCGACGCGGAGTGGTCCGTACTCGCCGCCGAGCTGCGGGAGTCGTACGGCGGGGTCCACGGCCTGGTCAACAACGCGGGCATCACCTGGCGCGCCCGCCTCGGCGACGTACGCGCGGACGACCTCGACCGCGTCCATGCCGTCAACGTCACCGGCCCGCTGCTCGGCATGCAGCGTCTCGCCCCGCTGATGCCGCCGGGCTCGTCCGTCGTCAACGTCGGCTCGACTGCCGCGCTCACCGGCCACTACCCCGTCGCCTACACGGCGAGCAAGTGGGGTTTGCGGGGCCTGTCGAAGGCTGCCGCGCTGGAGCTCGGCCCGCGCGGCATCCGCGTCAACACCGTCCACCCCGGTTACATCGAGACCGAGATGACCGCCTCCGCGGCCCCCGCCTTCCGCGAGGCGAACATCCGCGAGACCCCGCTCGGCCGCACCGGCACCGTGGATGAGATCACCCCGCTCGTGGTGTTCCTGCTCTCCGACGAGGCGTCCTTCATCACCGGCGCCGAGATTCCCGTGGACGGGGGACTCACCGCGCACGGCGGCGTCAAGTCGGTCTCGGACGCGCTGCGTTCATGA